In the genome of Pirellulaceae bacterium, one region contains:
- a CDS encoding lysophospholipid acyltransferase family protein — protein sequence MTTGKKSFTTKLGGLLASAAVRTWMNSLDIQGILYDPTVDPVRDDFHGPVIVAFWHECLLAPFFLRGRTNSAILTSRHRDAEWLSEAARHLGFVTVRGSTNRGGAKALLELIRSQGTCNVGIACDGPRGPRRKLAQGPVYLSSKLQIPLITYAVGFDRPWRMPTWDQFAIPRPYSRARILVSPRLQIPANLDRAGLEHYRQRVERLLQGLTKDAEVWAASGRRMQGQQPIHARPASAKHHGRIGTASVSLRNNRLYEAKSKAA from the coding sequence ATGACAACGGGCAAAAAATCATTCACCACCAAGCTTGGCGGTTTACTGGCTTCCGCAGCGGTGCGAACATGGATGAATAGTCTCGATATCCAAGGTATTCTCTATGACCCGACAGTGGATCCAGTCCGAGACGATTTCCACGGTCCGGTCATCGTCGCCTTCTGGCATGAATGTTTACTGGCTCCGTTTTTTTTGCGAGGGCGGACTAATTCGGCAATATTAACGAGCCGCCATCGTGACGCAGAATGGCTCTCCGAAGCGGCTCGGCACTTGGGTTTTGTCACCGTTCGCGGGTCAACGAACCGAGGCGGCGCCAAAGCACTACTCGAGTTGATACGGAGTCAAGGGACGTGCAACGTCGGTATCGCCTGTGACGGGCCCCGAGGTCCTCGGCGGAAATTGGCCCAGGGACCGGTTTACCTCTCGTCAAAATTACAGATCCCATTAATCACCTATGCAGTCGGTTTTGATCGCCCTTGGCGAATGCCAACCTGGGACCAATTCGCAATCCCCCGCCCCTACTCACGGGCGCGTATTCTAGTCAGCCCTCGCTTACAAATCCCGGCTAATTTGGATCGTGCAGGACTGGAACATTACCGTCAACGAGTCGAGCGATTGCTGCAAGGTTTGACCAAGGATGCCGAAGTATGGGCTGCCTCCGGACGACGCATGCAAGGACAACAACCAATTCACGCTCGGCCGGCGTCGGCCAAGCATCACGGCCGAATTGGAACCGCCTCCGTTTCCTTGCGTAACAATCGGCTGTATGAGGCAAAATCAAAAGCCGCCTAG